A genomic window from Diospyros lotus cultivar Yz01 chromosome 2, ASM1463336v1, whole genome shotgun sequence includes:
- the LOC127795370 gene encoding serine/threonine/tyrosine-protein kinase HT1-like, producing the protein MEDEANSWLRRTKFSHTVCHRLDSTRLASVPLIIFPRDQKLAVKSRPAKPSVGAKSSPSVAQILQNPVTNKQRSVSPLPETTLPDAFKEARSDQKRFSTPPPQRREEKGAMGKLFHKDCQETQAPKSKSIRSTSPLRHFTPLKIRDKHTRKKESYWTKYFDHGVGRVTSVETADEWMVDLSKLFIGLKFAHGAHSQLYHGKYKDEPVAVKLIRVPDDDKDGSLAASLEKQYVSEVTLLSRLHHQNVIKFVAARRKPPVFCIITEYLSQGSLRAYLHKLEHKSLPLEKLISIALHIARGMEYIHSQGVIHRDLKPENILINQDFHIKIADFGIACEEAYCDILADDPGTYRWMAPEMVKRKSYDRKVDVYSFGLILWEMVAGTIPYEDMTPIQAAFAVVNKNLRPAMPGDCPAAMGALIEQCWSLHPEKRPEFWQIVNVLEQFKSSLARDGTLKLMQNPKCQEHKKGLLHWIQKLGPMQPSSLAMPKPKFI; encoded by the exons ATGGAGGACGAGGCTAATTCTTGGTTAAGGAGAACAAAATTTTCTCACACAGTGTGTCATCGGTTGGATTCTACAAGGTTGGCCTCTGTTCCTCTCATCATCTTCCCACGAGACCAGAAATTGGCGGTAAAATCTAGACCTGCAAAGCCTTCTGTTGGTGCAAAATCCAGTCCTTCCGTTGCACAGATTCTGCAAAATCCCGTCACTAACAAACAGAGGTCTGTATCACCTCTCCCTGAAACTACACTTCCCGATGCATTTAAGGAAGCTCGATCTGATCAGAAGAGATTCTCTACTCCTCCTCctcaaagaagagaagagaagggagCTATGGGCAAATTATTTCACAAAGATTGTCAAGAAACTCAGGCACCGAAGTCCAAGTCAATCAGAAGTACCAGCCCACTTAGGCACTTCACTCCGCTGAAGATTCGTGATAAAcatacaagaaagaaagaatcctATTGGACAAAGTATTTTGACCATGGAGTTGGCCGAGTTACATCTGTGGAAACAGCAGATGAGTGGATGGTTGACCTCTCTAAACTATTTATTGGGCTTAAATTTGCTCATGGGGCTCATAGTCAGCTGTACCATGGGAAATACAAGGATGAACCTGTAGCAGTGAAACTTATTAGGGTACCTGATGATGACAAAGATGGCAGTCTGGCTGCTAGTTTGGAGAAGCAGTACGTATCTGAAGTCACTCTTTTGTCTCGGCTGCATCATCAAAATGTCATAAAG TTTGTAGCAGCGCGCAGAAAGCCACCAGTTTTCTGTATTATCACAGAATATCTTTCTCAGGGTTCCTTGAGGGCATACCTTCATAAGCTTGAGCATAAATCTCTTCCATTAGAGAAATTAATTTCAATTGCTTTGCATATTGCCCGAGGAATGGAATACATTCACTCTCAAGGAGTAATTCATAGGGACCTCAAGCCTGAGAATATCCTTATTAATCAAGATTTTCACATTAAGATTGCTGATTTTGGTATAGCTTGTGAGGAGGCATACTGTGATATTTTGGCAGATGACCCTGGAACTTACCGTTGGATGGCACCTGAAATGGTCAAACGTAAATCATATGACAGGAAGGTTGATGTGTACAGCTTTGGACTTATTCTATGGGAAATGGTAGCTGGGACCATTCCTTATGAGGATATGACACCAATCCAAGCAGCTTTTGCCGTAGTTAACAAG AATTTGAGGCCAGCTATGCCTGGAGACTGCCCAGCCGCCATGGGTGCTCTGATTGAGCAATGTTGGTCCTTGCATCCGGAGAAAAGGCCAGAATTTTGGCAGATTGTAAATGTTTTAGAGCAGTTCAAGTCTTCACTTGCCCGTGATGGAACCCTCAAGCTGATGCAAAACCCAAAATGTCAGGAGCATAAGAAGGGTCTTCTCCACTGGATTCAGAAGCTTGGTCCTATGCAGCCTAGCAGTTTAGCCATGCCCAAGCCTAAATTCATATGA